The genomic stretch TCCAGTATATCCATCAGTAACAACAACATCTGCAACTGAGTTCATTAAGTCCCTTGCTTCAACATTTCCAATAAAATTCAGATTAGATTCTTTTAGTAACTGAAATGTTTGTTTAGTCAGTTCATTTCCTTTTTTATCTTCAGTACCGACATTTAATAAGCCAACAGTTGGATTATTAATCCCTCTTACTTTTTGGGCATAGATAGATCCCATTATCGCATATTGAAGTAAGTGATTTGCTTTTGCATCGACATTTGCTCCAACATCAAGGAAAACAAAGCCTTTGCCGTCTAAAGTAGGCATTGTAGGTGAAAGGGCAGGTCTTTCTACACCTTCCATTCGACCAACAACTAAAAGTCCTGCAGTCATTAAAGCTCCAGTATTTCCCGCGGAAATACATGCATCAGCATTGCCTTCTTTTACTTGATTTGCCATTAAAACCATTGAAGCATTTTTCTTTCTTCTAACTGCTCTAACTGGCTCCTCAGTACCTTCAATCACTTCATCTGTATGGATAATTGTTATATTTTTATTATTGATTAAGAATGGTTTTATTTTTGATTCATCACCAATCAAAGTTATATGTATATCATTTAATTTTTCAACTGCAAGCATCGCACCTTCAACGATTGCTTTTGGGGCATGATCGCCACCCATTGCATCGATTGCTAACTTCATCTTCATTCACTTCCTATTCTTCAATACTTCGGTGATACATTTCAAATAAGCCTTGGAATACATGCTCTTTTTCAACGTAGCCATTGATATCAACTGTTGTACGCCTCGGATCTCCTGTTTGCGGTAAAACCTTCGCCTTAGCAATTACTCGATCATTTGTCTTTACTGGTTTAATAAAAACAAAATTCGACTTAGCAGTTAGTGCTAAATCATCATGAATAACTGCAACAGCTAAAGAATTAGCTTGTGCAAATAGGTGATGACCACGTGCAATACCATTCCTACTAAAAGTATGCTCTTCCTTCACATCAAATATCGAAATCGCACTTTCGTTTAAATGGATATCAATCACTTCACCGATTATTTCATCTACAGGTAGTGATTTTACATCTTCCAATTGCTGAGTGGCAACATTTTTGATACGTTCTCTAAGCTCAGGAATCGATAATTCAAGACGATCAAGACGAATAGTTTGTATGCTCACAGATAATTGACTAGCTAAATCTTCATCTGTAATAAACGGATTTTCTTTTATAATTTTTTTTAACAATTCATGACGATCTTTTTTATTTCTTCTCATATTACATACCTCTACTACTAATTTGTGACCAGGTATTAAATACATTTTATATTAAAAATCCATGTATTACAATAGTTTTTTGACAAACTTTTAATACCTAGTACTAATCTAATTTTTCTGAATCAAATATTCCCGTTCGTTCTAAGTACGTTCTTAACGCTTGATATTTATTAGCTTCCCAAAAAACATCTGAATTAACTAATAATGTAGCATCATTTCTTGCAACCTCTAGAGCACGATAATCATGTACCATATCAGCCATTTTAAATTCAGGTACTCCACTTTGTTGTTTTCCAAAGAAATCTCCTGGTCCTCTAAGCTCTAAATCCTTTTCGCTTAGCTCAAACCCATCATTTGTTTCCGTCATGATTGTTAGTCTTTCTTTCCCTACTTCACTTTTTGGATCTCCCACTAAAACACAATACGACTGCTCAGAACCACGTCCAACTCGCCCTCTTAACTGATGTAATTGTGAAAGTCCAAATCGATCAGCATCATAAATAACCATTACAGTTGCATTAGGAACATTTACCCCTACTTCTACAACCGTAGTTGATACTAAAATTTGAACTTCATTTGCTGCAAAATCCTTCATTACTTCATCTTTTTCAGAAGAGGAGAGCTTCCCATGCATTAATCCTACCTTTGCCATATTTTTATAATGGAATGATAGTACACTATGCAAATCTAATGCATTTTGAAGATCTAGTTT from Arthrobacter citreus encodes the following:
- the fapR gene encoding transcription factor FapR → MRRNKKDRHELLKKIIKENPFITDEDLASQLSVSIQTIRLDRLELSIPELRERIKNVATQQLEDVKSLPVDEIIGEVIDIHLNESAISIFDVKEEHTFSRNGIARGHHLFAQANSLAVAVIHDDLALTAKSNFVFIKPVKTNDRVIAKAKVLPQTGDPRRTTVDINGYVEKEHVFQGLFEMYHRSIEE
- the plsX gene encoding phosphate acyltransferase PlsX — translated: MKLAIDAMGGDHAPKAIVEGAMLAVEKLNDIHITLIGDESKIKPFLINNKNITIIHTDEVIEGTEEPVRAVRRKKNASMVLMANQVKEGNADACISAGNTGALMTAGLLVVGRMEGVERPALSPTMPTLDGKGFVFLDVGANVDAKANHLLQYAIMGSIYAQKVRGINNPTVGLLNVGTEDKKGNELTKQTFQLLKESNLNFIGNVEARDLMNSVADVVVTDGYTGNVALKAIEGTALAMFSLIKDAMLTNFTSKLAAAILKPNLKGVKKKMDYAEYGGAALFGLKSPVIKAHGSSDALGIFSAIKQTKTMVEHDVIKQVSDHMEKIESKA